A DNA window from Aphelocoma coerulescens isolate FSJ_1873_10779 chromosome 7, UR_Acoe_1.0, whole genome shotgun sequence contains the following coding sequences:
- the LOC138113163 gene encoding protein mono-ADP-ribosyltransferase PARP14-like isoform X3 produces the protein MSRDDTKALKKAESFVPNSELQEEADSAEASPSVVFENIKTCSPNCLQMLVENISGLSVDADFTVELIPEINVAVATFIKSIDTKEFVQKCSQDKRVREFKMTARLLELTQTIKAENLPDSISTDYLTVYFESARSGGGPVSDVQLFPTENSAIITFCDHKDLTTVLEKQHLLEQMLISVHPYYHSLGMALYGKERPAVKMPDPIRVPLDPYVWQFLQRHANLTQDINQEMAVCHCELKWPQADCANPEVMLCPSPSLCKQKNPMMKLLKTWQQDASTEFSRIMARYIAIKCKVNSSGWEGVKNRLLKDGALIITDISEEMVVIAGNRAAVDNAEKEVRECMKQSEREKQSIEISVSVIPGKYAVLHNAGLEENIQKEYPCLKIFYDDKKKTVQLCGLPAEVYKIKADLLEKVLSMPCTSVTIDPHVFHYLRCVDNKKMSDMLFIREKINTFYELQDDTVLLYGDAPKDLLEAEKQIKTGLKYECINVEDGEVIKKDQWKNLLLSLLKTYNSSQEIVITWQTVGKEKKMIIAGFSKAVTEVYQRLNDFVDRNTIMEKVILANSVVIVQFAEREKSGVCEELKKKGVTVCFDTKTPCISLRGPRTKVLEAFTMFEKFVSSLYSKNVPIDKPGAKEFFTERKDLCILEAKQKFSCFIRIKEEEEQKGGEVGDKVERKVYYEKNLPGGIVVGVYKGNLCNYPVDVVVNASNENLKHIGGLADALSRAAGPALQEECDELVRKHGNLQPGCAVITGAGKLPCKNVIHAVGPRWSNEESQKCTWLLKKTVKKCLQLAEIYNHRSIALPAISGGIYGFPPQMCADSIASSIKETLEEFMEDSSLKEVHLVSNAEEIIQVLSETVKKVFSAKSFSPQWLKQRKSQEKRKGDLKMVITKEGLCIQVEKKNVQEATTDVVVNSVGTDLKFGVGPLCKALLERAGPALQDEFDTEKQSQVSGPVVCTSGCAMACKAVFHAILPKWDGGQTEKVLEDVINFCLKKTEELGLKSITFPAIGAGGFGFPKIIVSKLMFDVVFRFSSSHTCKNLQEVHFLLNPKDLDCIQAFTTELEHRAVESCNATAAQPNFIKPVPTEILGANEMKIGSITLQVIGGDITMEDTEVIVNLANSSFDAKTGVFKAIMDAAGSQVADECAQYAGRYRSGFITTQGGNLLCSKIIHLITDNQVKSQVSQVLHECEQRMYKSVALPAIGTGQAGQSPAKVADEMLDAIVEFARQKSVQHLQTIKIVIFQLNMLTDFYESMKKREHAASSTMESLLSTFKSFFWGKKQSSENKKLMILEKKVHLVTFQICGESKEKVDATESWIKDLILKEQLENTVADEAIESFDETQIAILEDLQRRKQVTIQLENKLSPPQIKISGISRDVYSVSLEVQRMIQQIKSTEEEQSKAELLYNLVEWRYPGRNDSFVAFDKLTNTQLEHAKLFKKPYLNVKINKKNYKVDLNTLKATDDQGKTINLQRVAKDEDVQSIELPKEWTDMQNEHVKMVNLKPSHPEYRTVEKMFRKTCPNFNIEQIERVQNRVLWQTYQLKKKFLCKKNKSENNEKLLFHGTAASSLSSINYYGFNRGYAGKNAAAIGDGTYFAVHASYSARDTYSIPDVKGKKHMYLARVLTGQYCDGREGLKAPPPRSPADPTDLYDSVVDDEFNPTVFVIFNDIQAYPQYLITFKY, from the exons ATGTCCAGAG ATGATACAAAAGCCTTGAAGAAAGCAGAGAGTTTTGTTCCAAACAGTGAACTCCAGGAGGAAGCTGACTCTGCAGAGGCCTCACCTTCAGTGGTGTTTGAGAACATAAAGACATGCAGTCCAAACTGCTTACAGATGTTGGTGGAGAACATCAGCGGCTTGAGTGTAGATGCTGACTTTACTGTTGAACTGATACCTGAAATAAATGTTGCTGTAGCTACCTTTATAAAAAGTATTG ATACTAAGGAATTTGTCCAAAAATGTTCACAAGACAAGAGAGTTAGAGAATTCAAAATGACTGCCAGGCTTCTTGAATTGACACAGACCATCAAGGCTGAAAACCTACCAGACAGCATTTCCACAGACTACCTCACGGTGTACTTTGAGAGTGCGCGGAGCGGAGGGGGGCCCGTGTCAGATGTCCAGCTCTTCCCCACGGAAAACTCAGCCATCATTACTTTCTGTGACCACAAAG ATCTAACCACGGTCTTGGAAAAGCAACATTTACTGGAACAGATGCTGATTTCTGTGCATCCATATTATCACTCCCTGGGAATGGCTCTCTATGGAAAAGAAAGACCAGCTGTCAAGATGCCAGACCCCATTAGGGTGCCACTAGACCCGTATGTATGGCAGTTTTTACAAAGGCATGCCAATCTGACCCAAGACATAAACCAGGAAATGGCAGTTTGCCATTGTGAGCTCAAATGGCCCCAGGCAGACTGTGCAAACCCAGAAGTTATGTTGTGCCCATCGCCATCTCTCTGCAAGCAGAAAAATCCAATGATGAAGTTGCTCAAGACATGGCAGCAAGATGCTTCCACTGAGTTCTCGCGTATCATGGCACGTTACATAGCTATAAAATGTAAAGTCAATTCATCGGGTTGGGAAGGTGTGAAAAACAGGTTGTTGAAAGATGGTGCTCTGATCATAACTGATATTTCTGAGGAGATGGTGGTGATTGCAGGCAACAGAGCAGCAGTGGACAATGCAGAGAAAGAAGTGAGGGAATGCATGAAGcaaagtgaaagggaaaaacagagCATAGAAATTTCTGTGTCAGTGATTCCAGGGAAGTATGCTGTGCTGCACAATGCTGGGTTAGAAGAGAATATTCAGAAAGAATATCCATGCCTAAAGATCTTTTATGATGACAAAAAAAAGACTGTTCAGCTGTGTGGATTACCTGCAGAAGTGTATAAAATCAAAGCTGACTTACTGGAAAAGGTATTGAGCATGCCATGTACATCAGTTACCATTGATCCCCATGTTTTCCACTATCTACGGTGTGTAGATAATAAAAAAATGTCAGATATGTTATTCattagggaaaaaattaatACTTTTTATGAACTTCAGGATGATACTGTGTTGCTATATGGAGATGCTCCCAAAGATCTTTTagaagcagaaaagcaaataaaaacaggtttAAAATACGAGTGCATCAATGTGGAAGATGGTGAAGTCATTAAAAAGGATCAGTGGAAGAATCTTCTTCTCTCCTTGCTCAAGACATATAATTCTTCCCAGGAAATTGTCATCACTTGGCAAACtgttggaaaagaaaagaaaatgattaTTGCTGGCTTTTCTAAGGCTGTAACAGAGGTTTATCAGAGACTTAATGATTTTGTAGATAGAAACACAATCATGGAAAAAGTAATCCTAGCTAATTCAGTGGTGATAGTGCAGTTTGCAGAGAGGGAGAAATCTGGAGTTTGTGAAGAATTGAAGAAGAAAGGTGTGACAGTATGTTTTGACACCAAGACACCATGTATTTCCCTGAGGGGACCAAGAACAAAAGTGCTAGAAGCATTCACCATGTTTGAGAAATTTGTCTCATCCCTTTACTCAAAGAATGTGCCAATTGATAAACCAGGTGCAAAAGAGTTCTTCACTGAGAGGAAAGATTTATGTATTTTAGAGGCAAAGCAGAAGTTTAGCTGTTTCATTAGGATTAAGGAAGAAGAAGAACAGAAGGGTGGAGAAGTTGGTGATAAAGTGGAAAGAAAGGTCTACTATGAAAAAAACCTGCCAGGTGGAATTGTGGTAGGAGTGTATAAAGGTAACTTGTGCAATTACCCTGTTGATGTTGTGGTGAATGCATCTAATGAAAACCTAAAACACATCGGTGGCCTCGCTGATGCGCTGTCAAGAGCGGCTGGCCCAGCACTGCAGGAGGAGTGCGATGAGCTGGTGAGGAAGCACGGGAATTTGCAGCCCGGCTGCGCAGTGATCACGGGCGCCGGGAAACTGCCCTGCAAGAACGTCATTCACGCTGTTGGGCCCAGGTGGAGCAATGAGGAATCACAAAAGTGCACGTGGTTGTTAAAAAAGACAGTGAAAAAATGTCTACAACTAGCTGAAATATACAATCATCGTTCCATAGCTCTGCCTGCTATAAGCGGAGGGATTTATGGCTTTCCACCGCAGATGTGTGCAGATTCAATTGCGTCATCCATCAAGGAGACCTTGGAAGAATTCATGGAGGACAGCAGTTTGAAGGAGGTTCATCTTGTGAGTAATGCAGAAGAAATCATTCAGGTTCTGAGTGAGAcagtaaaaaaagtattttcagctAAATCATTCTCCCCGCAATGgctgaagcaaagaaaaagtcaggagaagagaaaaggggATCTGAAGATGGTTATAACAAAAGAAGGACTTTGCATCCAAgtggagaagaaaaatgttcagGAAGCCACG ACGGATGTTGTCGTCAACAGCGTTGGCACAGATCTGAAGTTTGGCGTGGGGCCTCTTTGCAAAGCCTTGCTGGAAAGAGCTGGACCAGCTCTCCAAGATGAGTTTGACACCGAAAAACAAAGTCAGGTTTCTGGTCCTGTAGTCTGCACCAGTGGATGTGCTATGGCCTGCAAGGCTGTGTTTCATGCCATACTACCCAAGTGGGATGGAGGACAGACAGAGAAG GTCCTAGAAGATGTAATCAATTTCTGCTTGAAGAAAACTGAAGAACTTGGACTGAAATCGATCACTTTCCCAGCTATTGGGGCTGGAGGATTTGGATTTCCTAAAATCATTGTTTCTAAGTTAATGTTTGATGTGGTATTCAGGTTCAGTAGTAGTCACACTTGCAAGAATCTCCAGGAAGTTCATTTTCTCTTGAACCCAAAAGATCTTGATTGCATTCAG gCTTTTACCACTGAACTAGAACATAGGGCAGTTGAAAGTTGCAatgccacagcagcacagccaa ATTTCATTAAGCCTGTTCCTACTGAAATATTGGGAGCTAATGAAATGAAGATTGGTTCCATCACACTCCAAGTAATTGGGGGAGATATTACTATGGAAGATACAGAGGTTATTGTAAACTTAGCAAATTCATCATTTGATGCCAAAACAG GGGTCTTCAAAGCAATTATGGATGCTGCTGGTTCCCAGGTAGCAGATGAATGTGCTCAATATG CTGGGCGGTATCGAAGTGGCTTTATTACTACCCAGGGTGGGAATCTGCTGTGCAGTAAAATCATCCATTTGATTACTGATAACCAGGTGAAGAGTCAGGTCTCCCAAGTGCTCCATGAGTGTGAACAAAGGATGTACAAATCTGTTGCCTTGCCAGCTATTGGAACAG GTCAAGCAGGACAGAGTCCAGCCAAGGTAGCTGATGAAATGTTGGATGCTATAGTGGAATTTGCAAGACAAAAATCAGTACAGCATTTACAGACAATTAAAATAGTCATCTTCCAGCTAAATATGCTCACAGACTTTTATGAAAGCATGAAGAAAAGAGAACATGCAGCTTCATCCACAATGGAATCATTGCTATCTACGTTTAAAT CCTTTTTTTGGGGCAAAAAACAATCTTCTGAGAATAAAAAGTTAATGATTTTGGAGAAGAAAGTTCATTTAGTTACATTTCAAATTTGtggagaaagcaaagaaaaggtGGATGCAACTGAGTCCTGGATAaaggatttaattttaaaggaaCAGCTTGAAAATACTGTTGCAGATGAGGCAATTGAAAGTTTTGATGAGACACAAATTGCCATTTTGGAAGATCTCCAGAGAAGAAAGCAAGTCACCATTCAGCTTGAAAATAAGCTTTCTCCCCCTCAAATTAAAATTTCTGGTATTAGCAGGGATGTCTATTCCGTTTCTCTAGAAGTTCAAAGAATGATCCAACAAATTAAGTCTACTGAAGAAGAACAATCCAAGGCAGAACTTCTTTATAACCTGGTAGAATGGAGGTATCCAGGAAGGAATGATAGCTTTGTTGCTTTTGATAAACTGACAAATACGCAGCTGGAGCATGCCAAACTATTTAAAAAACCATATCTGAATGTCAAAATTAACAAGAAGAACTACAAGGTGGATCTGAATACTCTAAAGGCTACTGATGACCAAGGAAAAACTATAAACCTCCAACGTGTGGCAAAGGATGAAG ATGTGCAGTCGATAGAGCTCCCTAAGGAGTGGACAGACATGCAAAATGAACATGTCAAAATGGTGAATCTCAAGCCATCACATCCCGAATATAGAACAGTTGAGAAGATGTTTAGGAAAACATGTCCAAACTTTAATATAGAGCAG ATTGAAAGAGTACAAAATCGCGTCCTCTGGCAGACataccaattaaaaaaaaaattcctctgtaaaaagaacaaaagtgaaaataatgagaaGTTGCTATTTCATGGGACAGCTGCATCCTCATTGAGCTCAATTAACTACTATGGATTTAATCGTGGGTATGCTGGAAAGAATG CTGCAGCCATTGGAGATGGAACCTACTTTGCTGTTCATGCATCTTACTCTGCTCGGGATACTTACTCCATTCCAGATGTGAAAGGCAAAAAACACATGTACTTGGCTCGGGTCTTAACTGGGCAGTACTGTGATGGGAGAGAAGGACTAAAGGCTCCACCACCAAGGAGCCCAGCAGATCCTACTGACCTGTATGACAGCGTGGTTGATGATGAGTTTAATCCAACAGTGTTTGTCATATTTAATGACATTCAGGCATATCCACAATACCTTATTACTTTCAAATACTAG